One part of the uncultured Bacteroides sp. genome encodes these proteins:
- a CDS encoding PorP/SprF family type IX secretion system membrane protein: MNLIKYFLFCFALLCSLCVKAQFDAQFSQYWAVTGYYNPAYAGQTDKLIITGAYSQQLMGFTNAPKSMFFAADMPVKFLGSKHGLGVTLFNEGIGLFRNQIVGLQYSYKKQLGKGQMGVGVQVGALNLSFDPSNINLGDQTNDDAFPATSVSGTSMDAGIGVYYTHPQYYGGLSVTHLSAPTVLMGENNKLKVDPTIYLTGGCNIKTKNPLIWLQPSFLLKSDLVSTKVDFTGRMFYNYNEKTLYGGFSYSPGTSVTFLVGTKIKNITVGYAYEMFTSQIGIGSGSHDLFINYSTDINFSGHSKNRHKSIRIL, translated from the coding sequence ATGAATTTAATAAAATACTTTTTATTTTGTTTCGCTTTGCTTTGTTCTCTTTGCGTCAAAGCACAGTTCGACGCGCAGTTTAGTCAGTATTGGGCGGTGACCGGATATTACAATCCCGCCTATGCCGGGCAAACCGACAAACTAATTATTACCGGAGCCTACAGTCAGCAATTAATGGGGTTTACCAATGCTCCGAAATCAATGTTTTTTGCTGCCGATATGCCTGTTAAATTCTTAGGAAGTAAACATGGTTTAGGCGTAACTCTTTTTAATGAAGGTATCGGCCTTTTCAGAAATCAGATAGTTGGTTTGCAATATTCCTATAAAAAGCAGTTGGGTAAAGGACAAATGGGAGTTGGTGTACAGGTTGGTGCATTAAATTTATCTTTTGATCCGTCAAATATCAACTTAGGTGACCAGACCAATGATGATGCTTTCCCCGCAACATCTGTTTCCGGAACAAGTATGGATGCAGGCATAGGTGTTTACTATACACATCCTCAATATTATGGTGGATTATCCGTCACTCACCTTTCTGCTCCTACAGTCTTGATGGGCGAGAATAACAAGTTAAAAGTGGATCCCACTATTTATTTAACCGGAGGATGCAATATAAAAACGAAAAATCCGTTAATTTGGTTACAGCCATCATTCTTGTTGAAGAGTGATTTAGTATCTACAAAAGTAGATTTTACGGGAAGAATGTTCTACAACTATAACGAAAAGACTCTTTATGGAGGATTCTCTTACAGCCCTGGAACATCAGTCACGTTTTTAGTCGGAACAAAAATAAAGAATATTACTGTGGGCTATGCTTACGAAATGTTTACGTCGCAGATAGGGATTGGAAGTGGAAGCCACGATCTGTTTATAAATTATTCGACAGATATAAACTTTTCGGGACACAGTAAAAACAGACATAAAAGTATACGTATTTTATAA
- a CDS encoding SUMF1/EgtB/PvdO family nonheme iron enzyme — MKKLLFIVSLVITAALISCGAPVGESSSGGELTGISAVAWDEPAPYGMVLIKRGSVKIGPSETDSLWGKSVPSKDISVDAFWMDETEVSNSKYKQFVFWVRDSIIRERLADPAYGGNEVYKISEDRYGDPVKPHLNWAKPIPWRRASEEEQAAINSVYKTHPIDGTRMLDADQMNYYYEDFDYTQAALRKNRLNPAQRNKNTDVPVNYDEVVMISKDTAYLDDEGRIVNRTITRRLSSLYDFQNSYIVNVYPDTTCWVNDFRNSYNEPYMKLYFSHPSYNDYPVVGVSWEQANAFCAWRTNYLLAGLRGAARYLQRYRLPTEVEWEFAARGKEDNAYPWKGKDTKSDEGCYYANYKPGRGNYTKDGNLISTKVGSYSPNSNGLYDMAGNVSEWTSTVYTEAGVMSMNDMNPELKYNAAKEDPYVMKKKTVRGGSWKDVAAYVRSDARSYEFQNESRSYIGFRCVRTQVGYNKKGR, encoded by the coding sequence ATGAAAAAACTCTTATTCATAGTTAGTTTAGTAATAACTGCTGCACTAATTTCATGCGGCGCTCCTGTTGGAGAGTCTTCCTCTGGAGGAGAGCTGACCGGTATAAGTGCAGTAGCGTGGGATGAACCGGCACCTTACGGAATGGTGCTGATTAAACGGGGATCAGTAAAGATAGGACCAAGTGAAACTGATAGTCTTTGGGGCAAGTCTGTTCCGTCTAAAGATATATCTGTGGATGCTTTCTGGATGGATGAAACAGAAGTGAGCAATTCCAAATATAAGCAGTTTGTATTTTGGGTAAGGGATTCTATTATCCGTGAACGCCTGGCTGATCCAGCTTATGGAGGAAACGAGGTTTATAAGATATCTGAAGACAGATATGGTGATCCTGTAAAACCTCATCTCAACTGGGCTAAGCCAATTCCGTGGAGAAGAGCCTCAGAAGAAGAGCAGGCTGCTATTAATAGTGTTTATAAAACTCATCCAATTGATGGAACAAGAATGCTTGATGCCGACCAGATGAATTATTATTATGAAGACTTTGATTATACTCAGGCTGCCCTTCGTAAAAACAGATTAAACCCTGCTCAAAGGAATAAGAATACAGATGTTCCTGTGAATTACGATGAAGTGGTAATGATATCAAAAGATACTGCATATCTCGACGATGAAGGACGAATTGTGAATAGGACAATTACTCGCAGACTTTCATCTTTATATGATTTCCAGAACAGTTATATTGTGAACGTTTATCCGGATACAACTTGCTGGGTAAACGATTTCCGGAATTCCTATAACGAACCTTATATGAAGCTTTATTTTAGTCACCCTAGTTATAACGATTATCCTGTAGTTGGTGTATCGTGGGAACAAGCGAATGCTTTTTGTGCCTGGAGAACTAATTATTTGTTAGCCGGCCTTCGTGGTGCTGCCCGCTATCTGCAACGTTATCGTTTACCGACCGAGGTGGAATGGGAGTTTGCTGCAAGAGGTAAGGAAGATAATGCTTATCCATGGAAGGGAAAAGATACAAAATCTGATGAAGGTTGTTATTATGCAAATTATAAACCGGGTAGGGGAAACTATACAAAAGATGGAAATCTGATATCAACAAAGGTGGGTTCTTATTCTCCTAATTCAAATGGTTTATACGATATGGCTGGTAATGTTTCTGAATGGACTTCTACTGTTTATACAGAAGCAGGAGTAATGTCCATGAATGATATGAATCCCGAACTGAAATACAACGCAGCGAAGGAAGATCCTTATGTGATGAAGAAGAAAACCGTTCGTGGTGGTTCCTGGAAGGATGTGGCTGCTTATGTACGATCTGATGCGCGTTCTTATGAATTTCAGAACGAAAGCAGGTCTTATATAGGTTTCCGCTGTGTGAGAACGCAGGTTGGTTATAATAAAAAAGGCAGATAA
- the gldL gene encoding gliding motility protein GldL — translation MMNNIKKRGLFHRFQDFMASYKGKVLLNYAYSWGASIVITGVLFKLTHLPGANMMLWIGMGTEVLVFFISAFDRPAKTYKWESVFPNIKISGTTYAKRKEWPDADNGIGESKISDIVQEAINQPMTRNVAGDVVSQPISSRIVPASAQASSQNAPVGVQAQRVAVPGGAPVSGVEDWASMISGEVAANSPEVADATTVYLTKLESMANTLERFNSATNALAEVSDTLLKSYKSISDNSDSITTNSAGYVDQMQSLNRNLMGLNTIYEIQLKSISSQIDTIDKVNVGLKRIKEMYEGSTGNSEKFNEEAEKMAQQMEELNKVYARMLKAMTVNMNNQQQL, via the coding sequence ATGATGAACAATATTAAAAAGAGAGGGCTATTCCATAGATTTCAGGATTTTATGGCTAGCTATAAAGGAAAAGTTTTACTCAATTATGCTTATAGTTGGGGGGCCTCTATTGTAATTACCGGTGTATTGTTTAAGCTAACCCATTTGCCGGGTGCAAACATGATGTTGTGGATTGGTATGGGTACTGAAGTATTGGTATTCTTTATCTCTGCCTTCGATCGTCCTGCCAAAACATATAAATGGGAGAGTGTGTTTCCCAATATAAAAATATCTGGGACTACTTATGCTAAACGAAAAGAATGGCCGGATGCTGATAATGGTATCGGAGAATCTAAGATTTCAGATATTGTTCAAGAGGCTATTAATCAGCCTATGACTAGGAATGTTGCTGGTGATGTAGTATCGCAACCTATCTCTTCCCGAATTGTTCCGGCATCTGCACAGGCAAGTTCTCAGAATGCTCCCGTTGGTGTGCAGGCACAAAGAGTAGCAGTTCCTGGTGGTGCTCCTGTTTCTGGTGTTGAAGACTGGGCTTCAATGATTAGTGGTGAAGTAGCTGCTAATTCTCCTGAGGTGGCAGATGCAACAACTGTCTATCTGACAAAGTTGGAATCAATGGCAAATACATTGGAACGTTTCAATTCAGCAACTAATGCTTTGGCTGAAGTATCGGATACTCTGTTGAAATCTTATAAGAGTATTAGCGATAATTCTGATTCTATCACTACAAACTCGGCTGGATATGTAGATCAGATGCAATCCTTGAATCGTAACCTGATGGGGCTAAATACTATTTATGAAATTCAATTAAAGAGTATCAGTTCTCAGATTGATACAATAGATAAAGTAAACGTTGGTTTGAAACGCATCAAGGAGATGTATGAAGGATCAACAGGTAATAGTGAGAAGTTCAATGAAGAAGCCGAAAAAATGGCACAGCAAATGGAAGAATTAAACAAAGTTTATGCTCGTATGCTGAAGGCTATGACGGTGAACATGAATAATCAACAACAATTATAA
- the gldM gene encoding gliding motility protein GldM, translated as MASIGPESPRQKMINLMYLVLMALLALNVSSDVLNGFSLVDESLNRSTANSTKQNKSLYKDMSDFLEKNPEKVQEWFNRAQSVRKMSDSLYQYVDELKLKIIKVADSDANNLAEVRNQEDLEAANFVMLAPVTGQGKKLCNAVNRYKKAILTMVVDSTQRKIISSNLSTTVPRRATTIGKNWQEYIFENTPVAAAVTLLTKLQNDIRYAEGEVLHTLVKNIDVRDIRVNEVNAYVIPNAQTIVRGGKFSAQIILAAVDSTQKPSIYVGNKLLSGARNGLVETICNNTGEFNLTGYLELNRGNGDVLRRNFSQKYTVIDPSATVSATMMNVLYAGYDNPMSVSVPGITNQNVQMNITNGNGTLRKVSGGYVVRPSRIGQTDFAVTANVGGRNQVMGHFVYRVRQLPDPMPFIEYGSADNPKRYRGGTGFSKALLMGTDGIVAAIDDGLLNVNFRVLSFETVFFDNMGNAVPEVSAGSKFSARQRDVFRKLSRGKRFYISRVRAVGPDGIERLLPTTLEVIVN; from the coding sequence ATGGCATCAATCGGACCGGAGTCTCCACGGCAGAAGATGATAAACTTGATGTATCTCGTCTTGATGGCTTTGTTGGCTTTGAATGTTTCTTCAGATGTGCTCAATGGTTTTTCACTTGTAGATGAGAGCTTGAACAGATCAACTGCTAATTCCACGAAACAGAATAAGTCCTTGTATAAAGATATGTCTGATTTTCTGGAAAAGAACCCGGAAAAGGTACAGGAATGGTTTAATAGAGCGCAGTCTGTTCGGAAAATGTCGGACTCTCTTTATCAGTATGTAGATGAACTGAAATTAAAAATAATAAAGGTTGCTGATAGTGATGCTAATAATTTAGCGGAAGTCAGGAATCAGGAAGATCTAGAAGCTGCAAATTTTGTTATGTTAGCTCCGGTTACAGGACAGGGCAAGAAACTGTGCAACGCGGTTAACAGATATAAAAAAGCCATTCTGACAATGGTTGTGGACAGTACACAAAGAAAGATTATAAGTAGTAATCTTAGCACAACTGTTCCACGGAGGGCTACTACCATTGGTAAGAATTGGCAAGAATATATTTTTGAGAATACCCCTGTGGCAGCCGCAGTAACTTTACTGACTAAACTGCAAAATGATATACGCTATGCTGAGGGTGAGGTTCTTCATACTTTAGTGAAGAATATCGATGTAAGAGATATCCGGGTAAATGAGGTGAATGCTTATGTTATTCCTAATGCGCAAACCATTGTACGTGGAGGAAAATTCAGTGCTCAGATTATTCTGGCTGCAGTAGATTCCACACAAAAACCTTCTATTTATGTAGGAAACAAATTGTTGTCTGGTGCTCGTAATGGTTTGGTTGAAACTATTTGCAATAATACAGGAGAGTTTAACTTAACTGGTTATCTGGAATTGAACAGAGGTAATGGAGATGTATTGAGACGTAATTTCTCTCAGAAATATACAGTGATAGATCCATCGGCCACGGTATCGGCAACCATGATGAACGTGCTTTATGCGGGGTATGATAATCCGATGAGTGTATCTGTTCCTGGTATCACAAATCAAAATGTGCAAATGAACATTACTAATGGCAATGGAACATTGAGAAAAGTTTCGGGAGGATATGTTGTTCGTCCTTCAAGGATTGGACAGACTGATTTTGCTGTAACAGCCAATGTCGGGGGAAGGAATCAAGTCATGGGACATTTTGTATATCGTGTTCGTCAGTTACCCGATCCAATGCCGTTCATTGAATATGGTAGTGCTGATAATCCTAAAAGATATCGCGGAGGAACTGGTTTTTCTAAAGCGCTTCTTATGGGTACTGATGGTATTGTTGCGGCAATTGACGATGGGCTGTTAAATGTAAATTTCCGAGTTCTCAGCTTTGAAACTGTATTTTTTGATAATATGGGTAATGCTGTTCCGGAAGTTTCGGCCGGCAGTAAATTTTCGGCAAGACAAAGAGACGTATTCCGTAAGTTGTCTCGTGGAAAAAGATTCTATATTTCAAGAGTAAGAGCTGTTGGGCCTGATGGTATTGAGCGCTTGCTCCCAACTACTCTGGAAGTAATTGTTAATTAA
- the gldN gene encoding gliding motility protein GldN — translation MKRFICIMAFLCTSLGMYQVAAQPKARKAKQEVKESAPILSVRAQTQYTGQLDMPEEVVWKREIYRTLDLKKEKNTALYYPVEPMGDKMNLFTLVFKLLAEGKIPAYEYRLDGTEVLTTDNKVKFKDLLDRFHIYYQIKKDAQNKDTLFTFDNSDIPSNEVLSYFMKEVWFFDQHSSTYNSKVVAICPVLHRSGDFSMEVTKYPMFWLNYSDLSPYLVRMNVMTSNLNNTSNISLDDYFTTRQFSGDIYKTTNMMNQTLAQYCTTDSAMVKEQKKIEGQLKAFEEHLWESDTITQKSVVNKKTISPTKAKTVKNSRRKAQAVSEVKVKKEKSSSVSAPKASVRRQRR, via the coding sequence ATGAAACGCTTTATATGTATCATGGCTTTTCTTTGCACATCACTTGGTATGTATCAGGTGGCTGCGCAACCTAAAGCGCGTAAAGCTAAGCAAGAAGTTAAGGAATCGGCTCCGATTCTTTCTGTAAGAGCACAAACTCAGTATACCGGGCAACTTGATATGCCTGAGGAAGTGGTTTGGAAACGTGAAATTTACAGAACGCTTGATCTGAAGAAGGAAAAGAATACTGCCTTGTATTATCCTGTGGAACCGATGGGGGATAAAATGAATCTTTTTACTTTAGTCTTTAAATTGTTGGCAGAGGGTAAGATTCCTGCTTACGAATACCGCCTGGATGGCACAGAAGTCTTGACCACTGATAATAAAGTGAAATTTAAAGATTTACTCGACCGTTTTCATATTTATTATCAGATAAAGAAAGATGCGCAGAACAAAGATACTCTTTTTACTTTTGATAATAGTGATATACCCAGCAATGAGGTCCTAAGCTATTTTATGAAAGAGGTTTGGTTCTTTGATCAACATTCATCAACCTACAATTCAAAGGTGGTAGCAATTTGTCCGGTGCTTCATCGTAGTGGTGATTTCTCTATGGAAGTAACTAAATATCCTATGTTTTGGTTAAACTACAGTGATCTTAGTCCTTATCTGGTTCGAATGAATGTGATGACTAGTAATTTGAATAACACTTCTAATATAAGTCTTGATGATTATTTTACAACTCGTCAGTTTAGTGGGGATATTTATAAAACTACCAATATGATGAATCAGACTCTTGCACAGTATTGCACTACCGATAGTGCTATGGTGAAGGAGCAGAAAAAGATAGAAGGTCAGCTGAAAGCTTTTGAGGAACATTTATGGGAAAGTGATACGATAACACAGAAAAGTGTTGTAAATAAGAAAACTATTTCTCCGACCAAAGCGAAAACGGTAAAGAATTCCAGAAGAAAAGCACAGGCTGTATCCGAAGTGAAAGTTAAGAAAGAGAAGTCTTCTTCTGTTTCTGCACCAAAAGCATCTGTTCGCCGTCAAAGAAGATAA
- a CDS encoding pyridoxamine 5'-phosphate oxidase family protein — MKTVVLDEQEKVEEIISRCDICYVGMVDNENNPYVIPMNFGYQDGVIYLHSGPTGHSIDILNHNNNVCITFSIDHELVFQHPQVACSYRMKAKSVICRGKVHFIENLEDKRDALNIIMKQYSDKTFEYSDPAVKNVKIWEIPIDSISAKEYGVPHNR; from the coding sequence ATGAAGACAGTAGTATTAGACGAACAGGAAAAAGTAGAAGAAATAATTTCCAGATGTGATATTTGTTATGTAGGGATGGTTGATAATGAAAACAATCCATATGTTATTCCCATGAACTTTGGATATCAGGATGGAGTAATCTATCTGCATTCCGGTCCTACAGGGCACTCTATTGATATTCTAAATCACAATAACAATGTTTGTATAACTTTTAGCATTGATCACGAACTGGTATTTCAACACCCTCAGGTTGCTTGTAGCTATCGCATGAAAGCAAAAAGTGTTATCTGCAGAGGAAAGGTTCACTTCATAGAGAATTTAGAGGATAAACGAGATGCACTTAATATCATTATGAAACAGTATTCTGATAAAACCTTTGAATACTCTGATCCTGCAGTAAAGAATGTGAAGATATGGGAAATTCCTATTGACAGTATTAGTGCAAAGGAATACGGAGTACCTCATAATAGATAA
- a CDS encoding lipocalin family protein, translated as MKRKKTIEAVPYVEIDRYAGVWYEIGRYQHWYEKGATNVSAEYIQKDGYLEVINRYKKSNKDGEIRGKAFIVPNTGNAKLKVQFHWPFKGDYWVIDLDEDYQWAVVSNSSRSNLWILYRKPIIDNEELRPIVYRLVNNGFELAKVHWTKQTNEIKE; from the coding sequence ATGAAGCGAAAAAAAACAATAGAAGCTGTCCCCTATGTTGAAATAGATAGATATGCCGGAGTCTGGTACGAAATTGGCCGATACCAACACTGGTATGAGAAAGGCGCCACTAATGTTTCTGCAGAATACATTCAAAAAGATGGTTATCTGGAAGTTATCAACCGATACAAGAAATCAAATAAAGATGGCGAAATTAGGGGAAAAGCTTTTATTGTACCAAATACTGGAAATGCAAAACTTAAAGTTCAGTTCCATTGGCCATTTAAGGGTGATTACTGGGTTATCGATTTAGATGAGGATTACCAATGGGCTGTTGTTTCAAACTCTTCAAGATCCAATTTATGGATTCTTTATCGCAAACCAATAATTGACAATGAAGAATTACGCCCCATCGTTTACCGATTGGTAAATAATGGATTTGAACTGGCAAAAGTACATTGGACAAAACAAACTAACGAGATAAAAGAATGA
- the rnr gene encoding ribonuclease R codes for MGKQDKKKAGKRMKKAQLAELMMSLFQNKSAEVLNLKYIFAELNLNTHPLKMLCMDILYEMLSDDYISEVEKGKYKLNTRGTEMVGTFLRKSNGKNSFIPDGSEESIFVAERNSAHAMNGDRVRIAFYAKCKNREAEGEVIEILERANTNFVGTLEVSKAYAFLITENRTLANDIFIPKDKLKGGKTGDKAVVKITEWPEKAKNPIGQVIDILGVAGDNTTEMHAILAEFGLPYIYPKAIEEAADKIPAEISEEEIAKREDFRNVTTFTIDPKDAKDFDDALSIRKIKDGLWEIGVHIADVSHYVKEGSIIDKEAEKRATSVYLVDRTIPMLPERLCNFICSLRPNEEKLAYSVIFDITDKGEVKDSRIVHTVIKSDRRFTYEEAQNIIETKEGDYKEEVLAMDHIAKILREKRYSAGAINFDRYEVKFEIDEKGKPISVYFKYSKDANKLVEEFMLLANKTVAEKIGKVPAGKNPKVLPYRIHDLPDPDKLDNLSQFIARFGYKLRTSGTKTDISKSINHLLDDVQGKNEENLIETVSIRAMQKAKYSVHNIGHYGLAFDYYTHFTSPIRRFPDLMVHRLLTRYLEGGRTASETKYEELCVHSSDMEQIAANAERASIKYKQVEFMSERLGQIYDGVISGITEWGLYVELNENKCEGMVPIRDLDDDYYEFDEKNYCLKGRKKHRTYSLGDSITIKVARANIEKKQLDFALVE; via the coding sequence ATGGGTAAACAAGATAAGAAGAAAGCAGGAAAAAGAATGAAGAAAGCCCAACTGGCTGAGTTAATGATGAGCCTGTTTCAAAATAAATCGGCAGAAGTTCTTAACTTAAAATATATTTTTGCAGAATTAAATCTAAACACACATCCCCTAAAGATGCTGTGCATGGATATTCTTTACGAAATGCTTTCTGATGATTATATCAGTGAAGTAGAAAAAGGAAAATATAAATTAAATACTCGCGGAACTGAAATGGTAGGTACTTTTCTAAGGAAAAGTAATGGAAAGAACTCTTTCATCCCCGATGGAAGTGAAGAATCTATTTTTGTGGCAGAACGTAACTCTGCTCATGCTATGAATGGCGATCGCGTGCGTATAGCTTTTTATGCAAAATGCAAAAATAGAGAAGCTGAAGGCGAGGTAATTGAAATTCTGGAACGTGCTAATACAAACTTTGTAGGAACACTGGAAGTTTCTAAAGCTTACGCGTTTCTCATAACAGAAAACCGGACCCTAGCCAACGATATCTTTATCCCAAAAGATAAACTTAAAGGTGGAAAAACCGGCGATAAAGCTGTGGTAAAAATCACAGAATGGCCGGAAAAAGCCAAGAATCCTATTGGTCAGGTTATTGATATTTTAGGGGTTGCTGGAGATAATACAACAGAAATGCATGCTATTCTGGCAGAATTTGGTCTCCCATATATTTATCCAAAGGCCATTGAGGAAGCTGCTGATAAAATTCCTGCAGAAATTTCTGAAGAAGAAATTGCTAAACGTGAAGATTTCCGTAACGTTACAACGTTTACTATAGATCCCAAAGACGCAAAAGACTTTGATGATGCACTGTCCATCCGTAAAATAAAAGACGGACTTTGGGAAATTGGTGTTCATATTGCCGATGTTTCTCACTATGTAAAGGAAGGAAGTATCATTGATAAAGAAGCAGAGAAACGAGCTACATCTGTTTATCTGGTTGATCGTACAATTCCTATGCTTCCAGAACGTTTATGTAACTTCATCTGCTCGCTAAGGCCAAACGAGGAAAAATTAGCATATTCTGTGATCTTTGATATTACAGATAAGGGAGAAGTAAAAGATTCCCGTATTGTTCATACAGTAATTAAGTCCGATCGCCGTTTTACTTACGAAGAGGCTCAGAATATTATAGAAACAAAAGAGGGTGATTATAAGGAAGAAGTCCTGGCTATGGATCACATCGCTAAGATTCTCAGAGAAAAAAGATATAGTGCTGGAGCCATTAACTTTGATCGTTACGAAGTAAAATTTGAAATAGATGAAAAAGGAAAACCAATCAGTGTATATTTCAAATACTCTAAAGATGCAAATAAGTTAGTTGAGGAATTTATGTTATTAGCTAACAAAACTGTGGCAGAAAAAATAGGAAAAGTTCCGGCTGGTAAGAATCCAAAGGTTCTTCCTTATCGTATTCACGATCTTCCTGATCCGGACAAACTGGATAATTTATCTCAGTTTATTGCTCGTTTTGGATATAAGCTTCGTACCAGCGGAACAAAGACTGATATCTCGAAATCTATTAATCACTTGTTAGATGATGTTCAAGGGAAAAACGAGGAAAATCTAATTGAAACAGTATCCATACGTGCAATGCAGAAAGCAAAATATTCTGTTCACAACATTGGACATTACGGATTAGCTTTCGATTATTACACTCATTTTACATCACCTATCCGTCGTTTTCCGGATTTAATGGTTCATCGTTTACTGACCAGATATCTGGAAGGAGGAAGAACTGCTTCGGAAACAAAATATGAAGAGCTTTGTGTGCATAGTTCGGACATGGAACAGATTGCAGCCAATGCAGAACGTGCCTCAATAAAATACAAGCAAGTTGAGTTTATGAGCGAACGTCTTGGACAAATCTACGACGGAGTTATTTCGGGCATTACTGAATGGGGATTATATGTAGAACTAAATGAGAATAAGTGCGAGGGAATGGTTCCTATCCGTGATTTGGACGATGATTATTATGAATTCGATGAAAAGAATTACTGTCTAAAAGGTCGTAAGAAACACAGAACATATAGTTTAGGAGATTCAATCACAATAAAAGTTGCCCGAGCAAACATTGAAAAGAAACAGCTTGATTTTGCATTGGTTGAATAA
- a CDS encoding NAD(P)-dependent oxidoreductase, protein MSKSILVTGASGFIGNFIVKEALRKGYDVWAGVRATSNLEGLQANNINLIELDFAHPATLKVQLADFKETNTKWDYIIHTAGLTKCNDKKDFDKVNYVGTKNFIEVLTKLNMIPKKFIYLSSLSVFGPIHEKKMVAISEDDTPKPNTAYGLSKLHAEEYIKDIPDFPYLIYRPTGVYGPREKDYFMMAQSIQKHIDFAAGFRKQLLTFVYVADLAQAIFLGIEKDVCRKSYFVSDGKVYTSRDFSDLIQNELRIPFVIHVKCPLIVLKVISLCADFFASYSGKSSTLNADKYKIMKQRNWQCDITPLIEELGYMPQYQLDKGVKQTIAWYKKEGWL, encoded by the coding sequence ATGAGCAAAAGTATTTTAGTTACAGGCGCAAGTGGATTTATTGGCAACTTTATAGTAAAAGAGGCGTTGCGCAAAGGCTATGATGTATGGGCCGGAGTGCGCGCTACAAGTAATCTGGAAGGATTACAGGCTAATAATATCAATTTAATAGAACTTGACTTTGCTCACCCGGCAACACTAAAAGTGCAGCTTGCAGATTTTAAAGAGACTAATACCAAGTGGGATTATATTATACATACTGCTGGTTTAACCAAATGCAACGATAAAAAAGATTTTGATAAGGTGAATTATGTTGGAACAAAGAACTTTATAGAGGTTTTAACCAAACTGAACATGATTCCTAAGAAATTTATATATCTAAGTTCTTTAAGTGTATTTGGCCCTATTCATGAAAAGAAAATGGTAGCAATTTCGGAAGACGATACTCCTAAACCAAATACAGCTTATGGTCTTAGCAAGTTACATGCTGAAGAATATATTAAGGATATTCCTGATTTTCCATATCTTATTTATCGTCCAACAGGTGTTTACGGACCACGCGAGAAAGATTATTTTATGATGGCTCAGTCTATTCAGAAACATATTGATTTTGCCGCCGGATTTCGTAAGCAGCTCCTTACATTTGTATATGTTGCTGATTTGGCTCAGGCAATTTTCCTTGGAATAGAGAAGGATGTTTGCAGAAAATCATATTTTGTGAGTGACGGAAAAGTCTATACAAGCAGGGATTTTTCAGATTTAATTCAAAATGAGCTAAGAATTCCTTTTGTAATACATGTTAAGTGTCCATTAATTGTTTTAAAAGTTATATCTTTGTGCGCTGATTTTTTTGCCTCATATTCAGGAAAAAGCAGTACGCTGAATGCAGATAAATACAAAATAATGAAACAAAGGAACTGGCAATGTGATATTACCCCTTTAATAGAAGAGTTGGGATACATGCCCCAATATCAATTGGATAAAGGAGTAAAGCAAACAATTGCCTGGTATAAAAAAGAAGGATGGCTTTAG